Genomic segment of Peribacillus frigoritolerans:
TGCCAAATGCATTCACCATGAAAAAGAGGCCCAGAAAAGTCTGGGCCCATATATTTATATAGATTGAAATAACGGTTTTCATTCTTGGTTTAAAGCAGGCAAATCAATTATATGAAATAAATAAATAGTTATTCGGCAATATAGTTGCTTGAGCACTTTCGAAAAAACCTCTGTAAATACATAATTTATTTCAAAATATAACTCGATAGAATACATAATATAAATGTGATCCAACAATAGCTAAATACCCACAATTCGTTTTTCAGTAGGATTTATTAATAATACGGAATTACGTCCGGAATAAGCACTATAATGGGCAACTGTCAACCAATTATCACATGCCGTCATAGTCGTCATTGTTAACGATAAGATCCATATCAAATACATTGAAATCCACCATGATTTTCTGCAATTCCAGTGAAGTTGCTGATTTACCCGAGCCACTAATGCCAGTCATAATAAAAAGAGGGTAAGTCATGATCATCACCTTCCAGTATGTTAAGGAAATAGGTTACTAATATCCTAATGATATTTTCCACTCTATTTATTAGTATATTCAAACTGTTAATTCGCCTCTTTTTTTACCCAGAATGAAAAAAGAACTTTGCCTTCCTCTTTAGGAATGGGATTCTTCTTTACGGCTATTGACTGGCCTATATAAATAATTGTACTTTGAATATGGACATTACTGGTATATGGAAATTCACAGGATATAAACAGGGGGATAATTATGTATGTTAGTCAAACCAGGGATCATGAAGTAATTGCAAAATTAAATCGAAATGTTCACAATCTGCATGCAAAACTATATCCTAAGTATTTTAAGGAATATAATTATAGTGCAATGAAAGAATCTTTCAAAAGTTTGGTTGAAAATAACAGTTTTGTTTTTCTCGTTTTAAAAGAACATGAAGAACCGATCGGTTACGTATGGATTGAAATTAAAAACTATCCAGAAAGTGCTTTTAAAAATGCGTATAAATCAGTATACGTGCATCAGCTTAGTATCGTTGAAAATCAAACCAAAAAAGGTTACGGTAAAATACTAATGAATGAGGTCTATGAAATTGCCAAAAAGAATGATATAGATTTAATTGAACTGGATTATTGGTTTGAAAACAAAGCTGCAAAAGAGTTTTATCAAAAACAACACTTTAAAAAGTATAGGGAGTTTGCATTTAGACAGTTGTAAATCCTTTGACACTCATTATTCAAAGGATGGAGGAAGGAATTAATAAAAACCCCGAATTGGGGTTTTTTTAATTAA
This window contains:
- a CDS encoding GNAT family N-acetyltransferase, coding for MYVSQTRDHEVIAKLNRNVHNLHAKLYPKYFKEYNYSAMKESFKSLVENNSFVFLVLKEHEEPIGYVWIEIKNYPESAFKNAYKSVYVHQLSIVENQTKKGYGKILMNEVYEIAKKNDIDLIELDYWFENKAAKEFYQKQHFKKYREFAFRQL